From Prionailurus viverrinus isolate Anna unplaced genomic scaffold, UM_Priviv_1.0 scaffold_39, whole genome shotgun sequence, one genomic window encodes:
- the ANO7 gene encoding anoctamin-7: protein MLRRQSPEEDSTVLIDVAPEAEKGHTYGSTAPTSEPSGHREAAGRVGSPSKPRVADFVLVWEEDLRLGRQQGGAGRDETDTRGAWRETFLDNLRAAGLHVDQRAVQGENGAVQYILLRAPWAVLCYYAEDLRLKLPLQELPNQASNWSAGLLAWLGLPNILLEDVPDVPPEYYSCPFKVSKLSRFLGSDNQENFFTSTERHQILFAILAKTPYGHEKKGLCGIDQLLAEGVFSAAFPLHDGPFRTPPEGPQAPGLTQRQVLFRYWARWSQWNKYQPLGHVRRYFGEKVAFYFAWLGFYTGWLLPAAAVGTLVFLAGCFLVFSDIPTQELCSSTDHFEMCPLCLDCPFWLLSSACTLVQAGRLFDHGGTVFFSVFMALWAVLLLEHWKRQSATLAYRWGCSDYEDIEERPRPQFAASAPTTAPNPVTGEDEPYFPERSRIRRVLAGSTVVVMMVAVVVVCLVSIILYRAIMAILVSRSNNTLLAAWASRIASFTGSVVNLVFILVLSKIYVALAHILTRWEMHRTQTKFEDAFTLKVFIFQFVNFYSSPIYIAFFKGRFVGHPGNYHTLFGVRNEECAAGGCLIELAQELLVIMVGKQIINNAQEILVPKLQGWWQKFRLRSKKRKAGASEAVGQAPWEADYELLPCEGLFDEYLEMVLQFGFVTIFVAACPLAPLFALLNNWVEIRLDARKFVCEHRRPVAERAQDIGIWSHILAGIAHLAVVSNAFLLAFSSDFLPRAYYRWTRAPDLRGFVNFTLARAPPAFASAHNRTCRYQAFREDDGQYSPTYWNLLAIRLAFVIVFEHVVFSIGRILDLLVPDIPESVEVKVKREYYLAKQALAENEALSGTNGAKDNYSQSSERSLGPQPTLPGGGQASQVPSP from the exons ATGCTGCGGAGACAGTCCCCGGAGGAGGACAGTACCGTCCTGATCGACGTGGCCCCCGAGGCCGAGAAGGGCCACACTTACGGGAGCACAGCCCCCACCTCAGAG ccGAGTGGACACCGGGAGGCCGCCGGCAGGGTGGGGAGCCCCTCCAAGCCCCGAGTAG ctg ACTTCGTCCTCGTTTGGGAGGAAGACCTGAGGCTGGGTCGGCAGCAGGGTGGCGCCGGCCGGGACGAGACAGACACGCGCGGTGCCTGGAGGGAGACCTTTCTGGATAACCTCCGCGCCGCTGGGCTACACGTGGACCAG CGTGCTGTCCAGGGTGAGAACGGAGCAGTGCAGTACATCCTCCTCAGGGCCCCCTGGGCCGTGCTCTGCTACTACGCCGAGGACCTGCGTCTGAAGCTGCCCCTGCAG GAGCTGCCCAACCAGGCCTCCAACTGGTCGGCGGGCCTGCTGGCGTGGCTGGGGCTCCCCAACATCCTGCTGGAGGACGTGCCCGACGTGCCCCCTGAGTATTACTCCTGCCCGTTCAAAGTGAGCAAGCTGTCAAG GTTCCTCGGGAGTGACAACCAAGAAAACTTCTTTACCAGCACCGAGCGGCACCAGATT CTGTTTGCGATCCTGGCCAAGACACCATATGGCCACGAGAAGAAAGGCCTGTGCGGGATCGACCAGCTGCTGGCGGAGGGTGTCTTTAGCGCGGCCTTCCCCCTGCATGAT GGCCCGTTCAGGACGCCCCCAGAGGGCCCTCAGGCCCCGGGCCTCACGCAAAGGCAGGTTCTGTTCCGGTACTGGGCTCGCTGGAGCCAGTGGAACAAATACCAGCCTCTGGGCCACGTGCGCAGATACTTCGGGGAGAAGGTGGCCTTCTACTTCGCCTGGCTTG GGTTCTACACAGGCTGGCTCCTGCCGGCAGCGGCAGTGGGCACTCTGGTGTTCCTGGCGGGCTGTTTCCTGGTGTTCTCAGACATACCCAC GCAGGAGTTGTGTAGCAGCACCGATCACTTTGAGATGTGCCCGCTCTGCCTGGACTGCCCCTTCTGGCTGCTCTCCAGTGCCTGCACCCTGGTCCAG GCCGGCCGGCTCTTCGACCACGGCGGCACCGTGTTCTTCAGCGTGTTCATGGCGCTGTGGGCCGTGCTGCTGCTTGAGCACTGGAAGCGCCAGAGCGCCACGCTGGCCTACCGCTGGGGCTGCTCGGACTACGAGGACATCGAG GAGAGGCCACGGCCCCAGTTCGCCGCCTCGGCCCCCACGACGGCCCCGAACCCCGTCACCGGGGAGGACGAGCCCTACTTCCCGGAGAGGAGCCGCATACGCCGCGTGCTGGCCGGCTCCACGGTGGTCGTGATGATG GTGGCCGTGGTGGTCGTGTGCCTTGTGTCCATCATCCTGTACCGGGCCATCATGGCCATCCTCGTATCCAGGTCCAACAACACCCTCCTCGCAGCCTGG GCCTCGCGCATCGCCAGCTTCACGGGGTCGGTGGTGAACCTGGTCTTCATCCTCGTCCTCTCCAAGATCTACGTGGCCCTGGCCCACATCCTGACGAGATGGG AAATGCACCGCACGCAGACCAAGTTCGAGGACGCCTTCACCCTCAAGGTGTTCATCTTCCAGTTTGTCAACTTCTACTCCTCCCCCATCTACATCGCCTTCTTCAAGGGCAG GTTTGTGGGACACCCGGGCAACTATCACACCTTATTCGGGGTCCGCAACGAGGAG TGTGCGGCCGGAGGCTGCCTCATCGAGCTGGCACAGGAGCTCCTGGTCATCATGGTGGGCAAGCAGATCATCAACAACGCGCAGGAGATTCTCGTCCC GAAGCTACAGGGCTGGTGGCAGAAGTTCCGGCTGCGCTCCAAGAAGAGGAAGGCGGGGGCTTCTGAGGCGGTTGGCCAGGCACCTTGGGAGGCCGACTACGAGCTTCTGCCCTGTGAGGGTCTGTTCGACGAGTACCTCGAAATGG TGCTGCAGTTCGGCTTCGTCACCATCTTCGTGGCCGCGTGTCCGCTCGCGCCGCTCTTCGCGCTGCTCAACAACTGGGTGGAGATCCGCCTGGACGCGCGCAAGTTCGTCTGCGAGCACCGGCGCCCGGTGGCCGAGCGCGCGCAGGACATCGGCATCTGGTCCCACATCCTGGCTGGCATCGCGCACCTGGCGGTCGTCAGCAAC GCCTTCCTGCTGGCCTTCTCGTCCGACTTCCTGCCGCGCGCCTACTACCGGTGGACCCGCGCCCCCGACCTGCGCGGCTTCGTCAACTTCACGCTGGCGCGCGCGCCGCCCGCCTTCGCCTCCGCGCACAACCGCACTTGCAg GTATCAGGCTTTCAGGGAAGATGATGGGCAGTATTCTCCAACGTACTGGAATCTTCTGGCCATCCGCCTGGCCTTCGTCATAGTGTTTGAG CATGTGGTGTTCTCCATCGGCCGGATCCTCGACCTCCTGGTACCCGACATTCCTGAGTCCGTGGAGGTCAAGGTGAAGCGAGAGTACTACCTCGCCAAGCAGGCGCTGGCTGAGAATGAG GCTCTCTCTGGAACAAACGGAGCAAAGGACAACTACTCCCAGAGCTCAGAGAGGAGTTTGGGCCCACAGCCTACACTGCCAGGAGGTGGCCAGGCCTCACAAGTCCCTTCTCCCTGA